Proteins from a genomic interval of Zingiber officinale cultivar Zhangliang chromosome 2A, Zo_v1.1, whole genome shotgun sequence:
- the LOC122039898 gene encoding solute carrier family 25 member 44-like produces MVRFTAAAAAAEEQRGTPDVLPLPAEVDREMLDKRRFFVVGAALFSGVSAALYPAVVLKTRLQVAQPPSPCLRAAASILRHEGPRGFYRGFATSLAGTVPARAVYMGALEATKSAVGKLVIRLGVSEPTATAAASAAAGVSAAIAAQLVWTPIDVVSQRLMVQGSSASEYRGGIDAVKKILCSDGLRGLYRGFGLSILTYAPSNAVWWASYIISQRLIWAGISRQFGGVGSHEIRPRHGAVVAVQGASAAVAGAATAVVTMPLDTIKTRLQVWEGGAEKMTVSRTIRSLLQEGGWRACYRGLGPRWASSSLSATTMITTYEFLKRLSTKDGGCQSCKQISNQNK; encoded by the coding sequence ATGGTGAGGTTTACAGCAGCCGCAGCAGCGGCAGAGGAGCAACGAGGGACGCCTGACGTTCTGCCCTTGCCGGCCGAGGTGGATCGGGAGATGCTCGACAAGCGGCGCTTCTTCGTGGTCGGCGCAGCCCTGTTCTCCGGCGTGTCCGCAGCGCTCTACCCGGCCGTGGTCCTGAAGACGCGGCTGCAGGTCGCTCAGCCACCGTCCCCGTGCCTCCGCGCGGCGGCGTCCATCCTCCGCCACGAGGGCCCCCGGGGCTTCTACCGTGGCTTCGCCACTTCCCTGGCCGGCACCGTTCCCGCGCGGGCCGTCTACATGGGCGCGCTCGAGGCCACCAAGAGCGCCGTCGGAAAACTCGTTATCCGCCTCGGCGTCTCCGAGCCCACCGCGACGGCTgccgcctccgccgccgccggaGTCAGCGCGGCCATCGCCGCGCAGCTCGTCTGGACGCCCATCGACGTGGTCAGCCAGCGCCTCATGGTGCAGGGCTCCTCCGCCTCCGAGTACCGCGGAGGAATCGACGCCGTGAAAAAGATCCTCTGCTCCGACGGCCTCCGCGGCCTCTACCGAGGCTTCGGATTGTCGATCCTCACCTACGCCCCATCCAATGCCGTGTGGTGGGCGTCCTACATCATCTCCCAGAGACTGATCTGGGCCGGAATCAGCCGCCAATTCGGAGGAGTCGGCAGCCACGAGATAAGGCCGAGACACGGAGCGGTAGTAGCGGTGCAGGGTGCGAGCGCGGCTGTGGCCGGAGCAGCGACGGCGGTGGTAACCATGCCGCTCGACACCATCAAGACGAGGTTGCAGGTCTGGGAAGGTGGCGCCGAGAAGATGACGGTGAGCAGAACAATCAGGAGCCTCCTACAGGAAGGGGGGTGGAGGGCGTGCTACCGAGGGCTGGGGCCGCGATGGGCTTCCTCATCGCTCTCCGCCACCACCATGATCACAACCTATGAGTTCTTGAAGCGGCTTTCGACCAAAGACGGAGGCTGCCAATCTTGTAAACAGATCTCAAATCAAAACAAATAA